The following are encoded together in the Daucus carota subsp. sativus chromosome 5, DH1 v3.0, whole genome shotgun sequence genome:
- the LOC108222229 gene encoding vascular-related unknown protein 4 yields MDASLASKENISEDEGSEESGWTTYFDDFFAKQEQERNSGGRINENSSLVSDAASFVVDQKKFSISGQLIPSTSTLTKLSKTLDIKKRNKEILYDDSLEDTASSPVNSPKIMQVGGIPDLRLEGRSDEKSVGTVMEGEKNVCRGLRKPGLCLFSMPMAEKYFG; encoded by the exons ATGGATGCATCTCTTGCTTCCAAAGAGAATATATCAGAAGATGAAGGTTCAGAAGAGAGTGGATGGACTacatattttgatgatttttttgcTAAGCAAGAACAGGAGCGAAATTCAGGTGGGAGGATTAATGAAAATAGTTCTCTGGTCTCTGATGCTGCTTCTTTTGTGGTTGATCAGAAGAAATTCTCTATATCAGGTCAATTAATTCCGTCGACTTCAACCTTGACAAAGTTATCCAAGACACTGGACATCaagaaaagaaacaaagaaattCTGTATGATGATTCTCTGGAAGACACGGCTAGTTCTCCTGTCAATAGCCCCAAGATTATGCAG GTAGGAGGTATTCCTGATCTTCGTCTAGAGGGGCGATCAGATGAAAAAAGTGTTGGAACAGTTATGGAAGGAGAGAAAAATGTTTGCAGAGGCTTAAGGAAGCCGGGACTGTGCTTGTTCTCCATGCCCATGGCAGAGAAGTATTTTGGTTAA